ATTCAAAGGTGTTCTTCTTGGTCTTCAAATGGGGTGGAATATGGGGTTTAAGAGGATTAAACTTGAAGTAGATAATCAAGATGTTGTCAATAAGATTTTAAGCAACTCAGAGTGTGCCCAGTTCCCTAATGTTGCGGCGGCGATTCGGGCTCTGATCGATAGAGATTGGGCGAATTTCGCTGCAAATCACCTAGCGTCCTTGAGTGATGATTACGTGGTTGGGTTTTATGCTCATCAGTCTCCGCCCTCTAGTTTGATTCCTTGGATCTTGCATGATTTTTATGGAATATCTTATGATAGAAGTATTAATTATAAGTCTTGTTTGGGCTCTTGCCCTTTccttgtaccaaaaaaaaagcAACACTCGGCAAATTTGAAAGAAAAGGTTTAAGATGGAGAAAAAGTTGAGCAATCGGAGCACGGCAGATGTACTATTCATAGCTAGCATAACACACACATCATTGTTGTTACATAGATTTGAGCCAATGATATCAAATGCTCTCATAATAAATCTCAAATGTGCCACATTTAGCTGATTAGTGTAAAACACAAAACACCAAAATTTGAGGGGAAAACATCAGTTTCTTCTTAGCAAATCTAGTGAGAGCATTTGATGAAAAAAGTGAGTTGATTGTAAAAAGGAGAAGATGAGTGGGAATTATATTAGGAAAAGAAAAGAGTTTGTTTGGATTTGAAAGAGAGATTGGTAGGTGGGGTGTTAACAATTGTAGAAAGCATTTAAAAGAACTTATTTGTACCACTGAGTTGAGTCTACTTGGAGTTAAAAGGCATAAATATTCCTTGGCAAATTTAAGGGTTCATCTGCACTTTTCAtcaatacgttatgaaacaagtctcCACAATGGATGCACCCTATAATAAATCATTTCCTATTTTCTGGTCTTTGATCCTTCATGAGGATTGTATCgggtttttttcttcttccagATTCTAGTTTTTGATCCTTCACAAGAATTATAAAATCGGTTTGTTCTTTCCATATTATGTATGGTCTTTGATCCTTCACCAGAATTGTAGGGTTATATGTACGATTCATGCCGTTATGTACGATTTTCTCTCTCCTAAATTCTCTCGGTGCACGATAGCACTTCCTTGATAATCCTATGTCGTCTTCCATGGCGAAAAAACAGGGGAAGAAACCCGCTACCCAACTGGCCAAATCTACTCAGAAGATGATTAGTAATGAAGAAAGTAATGAAACAACCCAGAAATTTGAAGAAAAACCAGAAGTTAGCAAAGTGGTGAATGAAGAAGTTAGCGAAGTGGTGACTGTAGATGTTAACATTGCTATTGAGAAAGAAGTTTCCCCAAAGAAGACAGATGAAGCTGTTAATACTAGAGAGGAGAAGAAGATGGAAAGGAGATGGGCTGACCTAGTTTCATCTAATAGACACAAAGATCCTGCGTGTTCCCTGAAGTATATACCACTGATGATTTCAAATGGTGTTCGTATTGCCAAAGTTATGGAGGAGGATATGGTGGATGAAGTGGAAAGATGGAGCCATGCTGTTCTTGGATGTGTTTATGGGCTCACACCTAGGTTCTACAAACTACagagttttataaaaaatagatgGGGAAAGCTAGGGTTAATTGATTTTCATCAAATCAAGCCCAACCTCTTCGCTTTTATATTTGATTCTGAGGAAGGAAAGATGAAAGCAATAGCAGATGGTCCCATTACCTTCGACAAACACCCCCTCATTCTTCAAGAATGGAAAAGGAAGATGTCCTTTGATATGCAAGAAGTTGCTTCAGTCCCTGTCTGGGTCAAATTTGCCATGCTTCCTTGGGAGTATTGGAATCCAGAGTCACTTAGTTCAATAACAAGCACTCTTGGAAAACCTTTATTTGCTGATAAATGTACTAGGGATAGATCAAAACTGGCTTATGCTAGGGTCCTTATTGATATGAAATTGAAGGGTTTGTTCCCAGATTATGTTATAATAGAGGATGAGGAAGGAGACCAGCTCATGCAATCAGTAGAATATGAATGGAAGCCTATTCTCTGCAGGACTTGTAAGAGATTGGGACACAGGAATTGTGAGAaacaaaaagtttggattgcaAAATCTGATAGTGTTGCAGTCAATGTAGATTAAAGTGAAGGAAAAGAGGGGAGCTCAAAGGAGCTTGAGGTCAGACCAAATGAGCCTGAGGCTATTCCAGTAATAGAAAAACATGACAACAATCAATTAATTGCTCAGaataccccccccccccccccagtTGTGTCTAAGAATGCAGAGGAAAAGGATGGTTTTAAACTTGTAACcaacaagaagaagaacaagaTGATTATGAAAGGGAATGCTGATAAAGGAATTGATGAGGTTTCTAAACCTGCAGGTATAAACACTAAAATCCCTAGTGGTATGAAAGATTATGTTCAATCTAAAAGGCTTATAAAGCCTCTGGATAGAGGAAAATGATTATAAGTAGCTAGAATGTAAGGGGTCTTAAGGACACCCTGAAGCAGGCTGAGGCTAGAAGCTTGCTTATTAATAATAAAGTTGTTTTAGCTGGTTTGGTGGAAATTACAGTTAGAAAAACAATAAAGATAGAATCTGGGGTAGCATGAATTTACATAACTGGGAGTTAGTTGATAATTATGAGTTTTCAGACATTGGCAAGATATGGTTAGTGTATGATTGCTCTAAAGCTAGTGTTCAGGTTTTGATCAAGACTGAGCAGATTATCCACTGTAAAGTGAAAGTTGATGATTCTGAGTTCCTTTGGTCTATCATTTATGGATCAAACCAGCTTGAGGATAGGAAAGGGTTATGGGTTGAGATTGTAAGGATTTCTAATAGTGTGAAAGAGCCTTGGTTAATTCAGGGAGATTTTAATGCTGTGTTAAGTGACAATGATAGATGTGGGGGTTTGGATATTGACAATCATCATGATGCATAGCTTTCAGATTGTATCAATGGTGCTAGTCTTGTTGAAATGAGGAATATTGGATGCATCTATACCTGGAGCAATAACTAACTTGATGATAAAAGAATTTGGCATAGATTGGATAGAGCCTTCATTAATGGAGAATGGAATGACTGTTTTCAAGATGCCTATTGCGAAAATCTCCCAAATGGCATTTCTGATCAAAGTCATGTTATGGTTCATTGTAAGAAAGATGTTTATAAAGGCAAAAGAAGTTTCAGATTCCTAAATTTTTGGGTCAAGCACCCTGATTACAAGAAGATTATTGAAGAGGAGTGGGGTAAGAATTACCAGGGTTTTCCATATGTTTAAAGTTGTGCAATAGATTAAAGCTATTAAAAACAGGCTGATTAGACTGAACAAGCAAAATTTTTCTAACATCGGTCAACAAGTTAAAGACCAGAAGGAGCTTCTTAGAAATCTCCAAAAGGACCTGCAATTGGATCCTTTGAATTATATCCTATTTGAAGAGGAAAAAGCTATGAATAAACATCTTAGAAAGCTGATTTACTATGAAGAAAGCTTTTACAAGCAAAGATCTAGAATCCAGTGGCTTAGGCTAGGAGATTCAAACACCAAGTTTTTCCATAACTCAATCAAGCAAAGAAGAACTAAAAACAACATCTCTATTATTAAGCTTGATAATGGATAGTTTATTACTGATAAAGAAAGAATGCTAGAAGAAATGACCAGCTATTATCAGAATCTTTTTAGCAACAATATCACTAAAAGAAAGCATATTGAGAGGGAAATTATTAATCAAGGGAGAATTCTATCTTAAGAGGATGGGATCAGTCTTACTAGAGATATTACAGAAGATGAGGTTAAGAGAGCAGTTTTTTCCATTGGGTCTGAGAAAGCAACAGGGCCAGATGGTTTCAACAGCGTTTTCTTCAAGAACTCTTGGGATATCATGAAACAAGACATTATGAAAGTTGTTCAGGATGCTTTTACCTCTGGTAAGATTCTCAAATAAGCTAATTCTACTGCTATTACTATCATTCCTAAAGTTAATTATGCTGAGTCTCTTGGTGATTTCAGACCTATATCTTGTTGCAATGTAATTTATAAAGTCATTTCCAAAGTCCTCACTTGTAGGATTAGTCCTTTATTGTGTAACTTGGTGTCTGCTAATCACTCTGCCTTTATTCCTAAAAGAACCATAGCTCATAACATCATGTTGGCCCATGACCTTGTTAGGAATTACCATATTAAGTCTGGCCCTCCTAGATGCCTCCTTAAAATTGACCTAAAGAAAGCCTATGACTAGGATTTTGTTGAAGAGACCTCACTCAGTCTTAATTTCCATGATATGACTGTCTGCCTTATCATGGAGTGTATTAAAACTGCTAGTTTCTATGTTAATTGGAATGGGAACAGTGGGAATTTGTTCAAAGCTAGTGAAGGGCTCAGACAAGGAGACCTTATATCCCCCATCCTTTTTGTCTTATGTATGGATTACCTCTCCATAAGCCTTAAAAAGCCTGATTCCTCCTTCTCTTTTCACAAAGGCTGTAATACTTTAAAGATAAATCACCTGATGTTTGCAGATGACCTCCTCCTGTTTTGTCATGGTAGTATGAAATCCATTGAGTTTTTCCACAACACTCTCTCTAAGTTCAAAAAAACCTCTGATTTTGAGATTAACCCCTCTAAAAGTCAGGTCTTTTTTCTGCAACATGAGTGAAAATGacaataatagtattaaaaaCAAGTTAGGTTTCAGTGAAGGGATCCTCCCTCTCAGATACCTAGACATACCTCTTATTTCCACTGGAATCTCTAAGATTGATTGTAAAGGGATTACTTCTAAAATTACTAGTAGGATCAATACTTGGACCAGCAAGTTACTGTCTTATGCAAGGAAACTCCAGCTTATCCAGTCAGTCCTAATGAGTATGCACGTCTTTTGGGCTTCTGTGATGATTTTACCCAAGAGTGTTATCAAAGATATTCAGGGAATTTGTTCTAGATTTCTATTGAATGGTGCTACTGAGGGCAGAT
This region of Mercurialis annua linkage group LG1-X, ddMerAnnu1.2, whole genome shotgun sequence genomic DNA includes:
- the LOC126669481 gene encoding uncharacterized protein LOC126669481 codes for the protein MAKKQGKKPATQLAKSTQKMISNEESNETTQKFEEKPEVSKVVNEEVSEVVTVDVNIAIEKEVSPKKTDEAVNTREEKKMERRWADLVSSNRHKDPACSLKYIPLMISNGVRIAKVMEEDMVDEVERWSHAVLGCVYGLTPRFYKLQSFIKNRWGKLGLIDFHQIKPNLFAFIFDSEEGKMKAIADGPITFDKHPLILQEWKRKMSFDMQEVASVPVWVKFAMLPWEYWNPESLSSITSTLGKPLFADKCTRDRSKLAYARVLIDMKLKGLFPDYVIIEDEEGDQLMQSVEYEWKPILCRTCKRLGHRNCEKQKVWIAKSDSVAVNVD
- the LOC126669490 gene encoding uncharacterized protein LOC126669490; protein product: MVHCKKDVYKGKRSFRFLNFWVKHPDYKKIIEEEWAIKNRLIRLNKQNFSNIGQQVKDQKELLRNLQKDLQLDPLNYILFEEEKAMNKHLRKLIYYEESFYKQRSRIQWLRLGDSNTKFFHNSIKQRRTKNNISIIKLDNGYLTRDITEDEVKRAVFSIGSEKATGPDGFNSVFFKNSWDIMKQDIMKVVQDAFTSVNYAESLGDFRPISCCNVIYKVISKVLTCRISPLLCNLVSANHSAFIPKRTIAHNIMLAHDLVRNYHIKSGPPRCLLKIDLKKAYD
- the LOC126669500 gene encoding uncharacterized protein LOC126669500 — protein: MTVCLIMECIKTASFYVNWNGNSGNLFKASEGLRQGDLISPILFVLCMDYLSISLKKPDSSFSFHKGCNTLKINHLMFADDLLLFCHGSMKSIEFFHNTLSKFKKTSDFEINPSKSQIDCKGITSKITSRINTWTSKLLSYARKLQLIQSVLMSMHVFWASVMILPKSVIKDIQGICSRFLLNGATEGRYSVMVSWKDMSKTKDEGGLNIKGIRDWNKAAISKHVWYIFNNPDSLWVQWIKNNKIKKGS